Within Coffea arabica cultivar ET-39 chromosome 4e, Coffea Arabica ET-39 HiFi, whole genome shotgun sequence, the genomic segment CATTGGGTTAGTGTTTTGGCGATAACGTTTGagcgattttttttttactttcatttatgTGTTCTTTTTTAAGATTTATTATTTAATGTCTCTACCTATATAAGAATTCTACGCTTTTTGATTGAGTTCAAAATCAGTGGTTTTGAAATGAGAAATCTCAAAATCATAATGTATCCTAATTCGACTATTTCTAAGTCGAAACATCCGAATATTTGACTGAATTCTGACTTActgatttcaaatttttttgatCAAGTTTGAAATCAGTGGTTTTGAAATGAGAAATCTCAAAATCGTAATGTATTCTAATTCAACTATTTCTAAGTCGAAACATCCGAATATTTGACTGAATTCTGACTTActgatttcaaatttttttgatCAAGTTTGAAATCAGTGGTTTTGAAATGAGAAATCTCAAAATCGTAATGTATTCTAATTCGACTATTTCTAAGTCGAAACATCTGAATATTTGACAGAATTCTGACTTACtgatttcaaatttttaaattcaCTGAGTAAAGAAAAAACCCTTAAATTCCTAAAGAAAATATTGGAATACGTTGCCTAAAAAGGGTACAATTGAAATATAAAATAAGCTATCAAATGAATTGATCATTAATGAAATTTCAGAAGTTGATAACGGAGTCCAAAGATTATCAAGAAGATAAAAAGCAGTAACGTGCAAGCTTGTCATCAAGAAGACCTTCAACAACCGCATGCATGTTCTGATTTTCCTTCAGAACAAATTGCAATGTGCTAAAACATGCAATAAGATGCTCAGAAACGCTAGATTTTTGTCTAGCAATATCAATCCATtgagggtctgtttggttggaagtaaaatattttccttgggaaaatattttccgtggaagtaattttccatgaaaatcatttccctttcatcattttcaggtgtttggttagcttattgaaaatattctcttacttcatttttctggtgtttgtttaacttttgaaatattttcacttttatctctatctttactttctacacattataactacatacttcttcccatgcaaaataagaaaatttatctcattgtttaactttaaaaaatcttggagaaatgtatatatgaataaaaaatatctccttaagcaataaacaaatcgctggccatttagtgtcaaatatcaatcacatgcaatgcttattgtgacatatatcttgcactctcactgctgaaagtttctctagaaaagaatgtccctattatgcataattaattactagcataggataagcaggatgaggttttttttttattttgaatatactaggggagggttgggttgggttgggtggtacgggggagggagtgtaagaaagagattttgggttcgaatcctcctatttacactaaaaaaaaaaaagaacatactacaagatgttttcagtaagtttggaacatactacaggcgggatgtatgcatttcggaaaacaacttcagtaagtttggaaggggagttgttttccataagatgggtgaaaatattttacatatgaaaatgttttcagtaacttttgtgcaaccaaacacgggaaattaggaaaatattttcctggaaaacattttcacccgaaacaaacggaccctgaACGAGCTTTCAAATCATTACCACACAGAAATTACTTTGGTATGACAATTCCTAAAGTTAAAATTGCGACCTAGGGAAAATAGCAATGTAGACTACCCTTTGTTCCTCTCTTTCTGGTCCAAAAGTACTTGCAGGTCACCGAGTCAGGCTGCCTAATTTGGTATTTTGACTAGCCTCATCGCGTTAAATGACTCTTACTCCCTGATCATATGCTCTTTTAAATTTCCTTTTAGTCCCATATAATAGTAATAGATGCAATGAGCGTGACCCTAATAACCTAAAGACCCCTGCAAATTGAGTAATACCTATTTTAGCATATGATATAATGGTACAATTCCAATTTAAACCTAAACCTACTACAAAAAAATGAACCTTGAATCAAAGTAGTAAGGCATGTAAACACACTATTCTAATAAGTAACTGGTTGCAAAACCTACTTCTTTCCACTTCGGttcagtaaaaaaaaattaaaaaaaaaaaaaaaaaaagtcataaaaGATCTATTCATCGAGGATGAAGCCAAATCCAAAATGAAAATGTCCCTCGTGATTTCTTATCTCAACATCCCGTCTAGTAGACCAACAAGGCTTTCTAGCTAGCCATCTTGGTTGGCAACTCTGACGCACGCTTATTTGTCTCCGCTTTTCACTTGTTTAGTACGATTTCCAAATGGTGATTGGGGTTGACATCGATTATTTTCCACTCATATATGATATATCTCCCCTTAGGTGTGTGTTGTGACTTGGAAAGGTCAAAGATAGTATTCAGCCGTCCCAACACAAATGCTGTCCTCTTTCAATGTCACCTCTTTAGTTTTTCCAATGCCCATAGAGGAAAAAGTTGTGAAATTCAGACGGGACAATATGGTAGTTGGCTTTAATAGTTTAAAGTCGTAGTCTTTGCTTGCAAGAAAAAAACtttgaatttgtttcagtttctTAAATTGTTCATATTGAATACGAATTAATCCTTTTTACACTCATAAGGTATACATAAGGAGTCTAACTGCACTGCAAGATGCACAAAATTtggaattcaaatttaaatatgaCGTGCATGCATCTCTTCTAGGCGCATTAATATATATGAAAGATCAATCATTTGAATATTTACTTGACATTCTAATTTCCTCATAATATCTAGTAAAaacgtttcttttatttgataAAACCTTCGAAAACTTAATAAAGTTTGCTCAACCAAAAGGAAATTAAACTCCTTTTTTGAAGTCATGATTTCCTCCCACTTAAAATTGCATGTGGACCATATGGAATTATATGAAGGTTCCCAGGAGCAGCAGGAGGGCAGTAATAGAAGAAAGTCAATTTCTCCATTCATGCATCTTAACTCGGATCCACCGACTTCTGTGAAGAAATCTTTGTGTTGCTGCAgaaggttgtttcaagaaatGTGAAAACGTGATGGCTTTTCGTTGCTTTTGGGCTTCAGAAGATTGTGAGCACTAAAAAGTAAAAACTGCAGAAGAAGACGGATCATGAGAGTTCAGTCTTATCACGGATTTGGGATTGCGACAATAGAATGAAGTAGGTTATTCGAAACCCACGAGGGAGCCGCTTCggcaattccatttttattatattacacACAATTTGTCCGTGCAGCTTAGTGGCCGAGAAGATGAAACGTCGGCATTCTTATTTGCTAGCATTAATTTTGATAGTTTGaaggataatatcagaaacctccctccTGAGGTTCTTCTTAATATCACTTAACtctttcaaagtttttaaaatatcactAGTACCAATTCATTTTATatgttcaaatttgattttttatgaGCCTGAtttttttccaccaacctcTTCTCGATCGACCCATGGCCAAACTTTTAGATTGTGctaaatcattataaaaatcagattaaaataaatataaaaatcatacgcCACTCTATTATAATTACAAAATGAAAAAGGCGAACAAAATTCAATTTActataatttacaaataaaagatAGCATGGTTATCCAAAAAAATGAGTCAGAAAGAGTGTTGAAGAAAGGCAAAAAGAGAATCAAGAAAgtgacttttgtttctttttctttaattttttaagcTTCATCTCTTTGATATGTGAATTATGTATCGAATGAGGGTTAATATAATCATTTTACAATTATTAGGAGGACGTAAGTGATTAATTTAAAACCTCACAAGCGATAGGTGATATTAGGAGAAACCTCAATGGAGGTTTTTGATATTATCCCTAGTTTGAAATCACCTAAGAAGAAAATGGTAAATTGTTGTTTGATCTTTACACCATCGCTGGGGGACTTTTCACAATTCTCAATACTTTGGAATCTTGAAGATGTGTTTGTTTAACGTGATATTAGTCTAAAGAAATTTTTGTGCGTTGTGAAATGAGACAGTAGAATGTAACAAGCATGATCAACGTTTTTACCGTTTATTATTGTTTTCACCTACATGATGTTGTTGGTAGAGTAATTGTTACCTGTTTTCTAATCTTTCACTCCACAAGTCCACTATAGACTAAGTCGATTTTTAATTTGTGACCCATGGTCATGCAGAAATGTcaccaaattcaattcaaatcaaatctaaactTTGGTGGGTCATCATCCTATTCCAGTGAAAGCTACCTCATtccatatttgagatttttctaATTCTGGGAACCCGATTCTCCATGGTTTTATTCTACAACGAACAAGGATTGATTTGTCAATTTTTCTCCAGTGCTGGCAGCCACCTATCCTTTTCAACATCTACCAGTCCAACTTGACCATTATCAGTTATCAAGATCAAGATCAACTTTTAATAGCTTGAAAACAAGAAAGACACTGAAAACGTGATTTGTGaatgcaaataaaaaaaatcgaaATGAAGTTGTTTGTGAAAAATCACTTGACCTTTTTGGTTAGATTAGATAAGATGGATGGGATCAACGATTGCTTTAGCCTTAAGGGTGCCTCTCAGCTTTCTGCTTGCCAATGAGCATTCTCCACTAATGCATGACGATTGATAATACTAATAATCTATGGATTACCTGAATATATTGGTCCAACTTACTATTCGGTAGCAAAGAATAggaattttattaattagaTTGTTGAAAATCGTCCAGcacaattcatttgacaaaatttggaaaaaaaatttcacaggGGTCAACAATTAATGTCTTCTGATTTACTGTTAAAACTTAAAAGCCAACCGCAAGATGCAATATTTTCATCAACTCCAAATGGTTGCAAAAGCTACTCAGCAAATGAAACATGTAAGCAACATCGGCTTCTCCGTGCATCTAACGTGCTAGGTCTGGTTGGAGCGCTGGGCCGGGCCGaagtgggattagtcgggccgccttTACGGACTTGACCCGAACACCCACtccgtcgacaaaaaaaaaaaaaaaaaaaaaaaaatgaaacatgtAAGCAATTAGTTAAGACGAACTAAACTAGCTTTCGTATACTTTGACAGAATATTAACTTACCAAACGAAAAGTCTGTGGTTACTAAGTAGTGCACACGTGGTGCAATGAGTGCCGGTAATACATAGCCTCCAGTgaaggccttttttttttttttgtcgcctAGCAGCGAAGAATTATACTACGGCTGTAGAAACTTACACCATTTCAATCATCAATATcttgggaaattttgaaaaaagaaaataaggcgATTAAAAATTCATAAGTAGGATATGactattaaaaatttttaaaatgaaatatGGATTACCGTTcagaaattgtaaaaaaaaaaaacatcataCATGCATAATTTAGTATACATATGTGCACATATATGGGTTTGAACATGCacattcacacacacacacacatatatatatatatatatttatgtgcGCGCATCAAAatgcaaatttttatttattaagttgaGTAACCGTGCAGTGTTATTGAACAGGGTACACATTATTACAAGGGTGGTCTAGTCATTTAATGGTAAATTTATTACCTATTTAAATGTGCGAATAATAACCCATTCCCATTCACAAATCTATCAATAGACAAGCTACACTCTTCTTAATTATGACTATTTCATTTTCCTATTcccatttttcaaaaatttccgAGTAATTTTACCAATTGTGTTCCAATTACAGTTCAAGACGCGTCACTCTGAATCTCTCATACGAATTACTGAGTCTATTACGGTGAAATACTAATTAATTGCCTGATATGATATAATCATCAGTCATCACTCGCTTTTCTTGGTTAGTACATCTTTCATTCTTTACAGAATTATTCGCCGCAAATGAAGTACATATTCAAACGAATATTAGACTAAAATTACAGCGGTTTCTCCACTTAAAATCTAGATTGATAGTACTTCATGTTGTCACATTAACGCTCCATAGCTTCAAATTTCAAGCATCATTATTAAGTTGGTATGTTCTTCACCAGCAAGCTTATCTGTTATTGGTGTTTTAAGATGACGTATCACTGGAAGTCAAAATATAACTATCAAACAGTAAAGAAATTgtgttttttttcaaaacaaaaagtCAATGGTTGGAAAGGAGCTCGGTGTGTTATTTGAATACTTCAAACGAGATTCGGGTTGAACTGGATCGATTTTctaatttatctaattttgaCATGGTTCAGTACTACTTTTCCACACTCCACATTCGAGGGATTCGAGTGGAGAGGTGAAAAAAGAACGGCAAGGTTAGGAGAGAACGAAAAAGAGGACCAGGGAGTTGAAACTTTAAGTGTAAAATTATACAAACATTGATATTGGCACTTAGTTAAGAGGCCAACAGTCTTCCATTCTTAATTATTTGATTGAGCGCATTTTCTTTCGTGTGATTAATTACTTGAGATATAATAGGTTTTTTTGTTATACTCTAACTTGAATTTAGCcaaattttggctaaatttcatTTTGGTCCTTTAAACTATTGAACCActttcattttattcctttacttcaattttggatattttattCTCTAAAGTATGAAATCCGTCCTGTTTTAGTTCTTAAACTTTGAGAATCGTTTACTTGTCATTCTGTTAGTTTTGACAATTTTATGAGATTGATTTCATACTTTAAGGAATACAATATTCAAGTGAAGTTTACGAACTAAAATGTGATAGATTCCATATGTAACCTATAAGTACAAAGACCAAAGTGAGAGACTGCATCTTTAGTTTAAGCAGCCAAAGTAGAATTTGCCCAAATTTCTGACCTAAGTTGTTGACATAGTGTGTTTTGATCTGCACGCTTAGATCACATAAAACAAGTTTTAGCCCAAAAGATAGACCATCAATAATTGCAATTCGTAAATTTAAACCCGTAAAGACAAATAATTTATGTTAGTCCACCATGAAGGAGTGGTTTGCAGAAGTGCTTGTGTTGGACCATTGGTTGGATAATTCAATTCCAGGGCTTAACGTGTTATTTCATGGCCATTTGGCTAGGTGAATTGTTATATATAAGatgaactatatatatatatgagccATTGAACACGGTCGTCACTTAACCCATGTTTAATAATCCAATTCAATTCATCActtcagatcttaacatattcagacgcgtttaataataaaaaattgaacatcattaagtgacactaaattttctaggcaaaacttgctctcaaaattaagtgataagttattcacttatcactgaatgtaatataaactcaaatatattagatttaatacttaataattaaATGGATTCAGACTTCAAGATTTcagacttcaattttatcaaacgcaccttTACTTTGGAGGCAGACACAATTCAAACATAcatattgctttttttttttctagcagAAAATAGAATGTATATTATTCCAACCAAATCCTCTAAACTTCACATGCATCATGTAATGATGATTTATTTGCATCAAAGTTTGTGATTAACGTGATGTCACAATTAATCATTAGTTAGACCACGATGTTGACTATCCCCATTAACGAAATTCGTGAGGTAACATGTGCAATGTTCGCCGCgccaaagcaaataaaaaacaCAGGCcaaaccaaggaaaaaaaaaaaccactcaCATACTTAATTCCAATCTTTTCAAACTCGAATGTGTTCACAAGCCGAATTCTTAAAGATATTGTAACTTCGGACTTTTTCTTCGTTCTTCTTATTATCACACCAAATTTCTCCGTCGTGGTTATCGTTCTGGAAAGCCTTTCATTTTTCAAAGAATGCGGAGTCtgcgggaaaaaaaaaagtctcttATGTAGTGGAGGTGGTGATGATGATTACCGGAAATGAGATCCTTGTTTCCTAGGATTGGTCCCAGGAACCTAAATAATGAAGTTGGGAAGCATTATCTTACGTACTAACATATGATTGAGACTTTAACAACAGTTATAAGTTAGCTACGTATCCGTCCAGTGATTGCTGAGAACTCTTAAAATTCTCTCTATTGCCAGTTTTAGAATctgaattttagtttttaagttcACATTTGAAATCTACGTTTAATAGTTAAGGTTAGGAAATCACTGGGATTGGTCTAGTAATTCGGAAAAACTCTTCAGGATTTGAATTCTAGTTTTTAAGTTTAGGATCCGAAACCTAAACTTAACCATTGAGGTTAGGAACTAGGAAGGGTGAgaggtaaataaaaaggaaaaaaaaaaaaaacgtatcACTTGTCGTGGGGCTGTTAGGACTCAAGATTGTGATCAAACATTGCTACTTGACAACATACCAAAATTTGATTGTTGGCTAAAAGACAGAGagtaaaaaatttctaaaataaaacCGAGAGACAATTCAGATAATTTATTTAGATGAGTGGGAGTAGTTCAATATCAACTGGTTTTAATTGTTGAATTTTGCTAAATAAGACTTTctctttatatatattttttaaaaagctGGTTATAACTGGGCAGGAATTGAAACTGGCACCCGTTTCCAGAAAAAAATTATGATTTATTGATTCTTACCAAGTCAACTGAGATTGTTACACTAAAATGTGCTTTAGTTCCCAAAATCCCGCAAACTAGTAATTTCCCTGCTCGTGGATGAAAATCTTTGATTGAAACTTGGTAAATATGAATAGTAGCCGGAAGAGGGAAAAAACTTAAATAAGACAATAACCACAATAATCAAATGAAGCACAAATAAAGCAGCctatctctccctctctctctctctctccaaaattAGCTCAATTTGCCTACATATCATTGTTcataattctttttctttttttttgattaaatcttatatacactgacagtgtatacactatcatcattGGATTTATGATACgtgtacaaaagttgaatttcaaattcaaattttgtatagttttgtatacattgtcagtgtagaaaagattaatcctttttttttactCCCAATCATGTATATAAcaattatttagaaaaaaaaacaattatttACTCCCAATCttgaaagattaatcctttttttttttttgctcccaATCTTGAATATAAcaattatttagaaaaaaaaacttacttTGAAAGAACAGTTCTACAATTCCTATACAAATTATTTCTCCCAATCTTATTTTATACACATAATGCAAAACAGACAACCCACATGTGTTACGGGATTTTTGGACTCTCTGCTTAATGTCCAAAGCTCGAAAGGAATCTCCAAATCATCAGTGAAGTCTTTCTGTCTAAATCTGTATTCTACATTTAATCGTCCTCATCTTGTATGTTGCgtaaagaaaaatatcactCTGCTTAAAAAATATCTAATCATCCCTATAAACGACAAATTTGCTTTACTGGGATTATTTCACGATCAAATCTGAGTGCATCTTTCTTGCGATTGCTTCAATTGCCAGAGATCATCCATATTCCACAAGCAACATCCCAGATCATCACTCAGCCAATTGTTTTGTGCACAGTAGTTATCACCAGCTGGCCCTGTAGAGCCGCCCATCGCTGTAACAGGTGCTGCTGAGCTCAAATTTTCCATATCTTGATAACTAGTGCTGTCAACATTGTAAAATTCATTTTGAGAATGACCATAGGAATTGTTGGGAGCCATGTCATAAAAGGGATTTTCTATGTATTCGGAAAATTGAGGGACCGGAGAGATATTCGTGGATTCTGATGAAGACATGCTTGATGGGCTGCTGCTAATCATGTTTCTCTGATGATTATCCGGAAAACTGTATGGTAACTGTTGCGGTTGTTTTGCTGCCAGTGAACTGCTAACTGCTGCCTGAATTTCAGCTAAATTGTCATGTTCTGATGAGTCCCAATATGCTATATTTCCTTGTACCTTTTGAAGCAACCGAGGAATCCAGACACGGCGAACTAGTTCTTGAAACTCACTGCTGTTGGAGTCTATCTTCAGATGGCGGGCCTGCTTTTGTACTCTTGTTCTCCAGTAGTTCTTGATTTCATTATCTGTTCTTCCCGGAAGATGTTGTGCAATCTTTGACCACCTTCATTATCATTTATGAGAAACAAATTAGCTTCATCGGCGTCCAAATTCAGTATTAGGAAgcaaattgaatttgaatcgTGTCCTTTTAATTTTCTTTACATCCGAGTACAACTTCAACTTCAGAATCCAAAATCATATGGGACTGGACAAGTATGAATGCAGAAGGTGAAACATGCAATGGTAGGGATGAGGATGCAAATTCGGGCCCAAATCTGCACAAATTTCATCTAAACAGACTTAAAAGTGTGCATTTGAGCGCAAAAAGCCAATTACCAAATGAATACCTGTTGCCCCACTTGGAATGAAGCTCAAGAATCAAGAGCTGTTCCTCTGGACTAAGATTTCCTCGTTTAACATCCGGTTTAAGATAGTTGAGCCATCTCAATCTACAACTCTTGCCAGTTCTATTCAATCCTATGTGTACACAACACGAAATTTCAGCAAAACTGTACAGTTGAAACTTTGGATGAAAAGAAACATTGATTTTGAGCTCAGCTTTCGTGGCAACGAACATATGTGCTTACCTGAACGTTTCGCTAGCAAGTTCCATCGGCCTTCACCATGAGCAGCAATGTAATGAACAAGAAGAGAATCTTCTTCAACAGTCCAGGGACCTCTCCTGAGCTCACCACCTGCAGCATCATCATCACTACAACTGCTTGTAGTTGTACTCTTAGACAGGGAACACATGGCTGGCTTCTATTTTGAGTAGGGTATcgagaattttgagaaatttcaagACAAACTGATAATTGGGCTTACGAGTCTTAAGCTTTGAAGGCGAAGCACTGACGCAACAGCAGCAAATCCATGATTTATAAGGTACGAGGTCTTAGTACTCTAATCCACTGTTCACATGTTACTTTTCAAAGGAAGTAGCCGCGAAAGCAGACTTTAAAATGCAcagcttcttttcttttccctattCTGTTTTATTGGTCTATGTGGTATAGGATTTCTATTGGAATTTTTACTCTCCTTTAGAATTTCAACCAGTCAAAACATAAGAAATCACTGGAATATTGTACCTATAACATCGgggtaatttttcttttattcttctacatcgagaaattaaggactGAAATAGGGGTGGCCATGGCTTAGGTTTAAACCAAAATCGGACCGAAATCAGCTCGACGGTTTGTTGAATTAGATTTTGGAAATCGAAACCGAAATCATAACCATGACTAAAGGTTCAAGTTTAGATTCACTAAAATTTTGAACCAGAATCGGCGGTTTAGAATCTGTTCAAATCgtctaaaaaaaatatttgctaATTAAAACTGTTTGTCTTGTTTAGAGTCCACTATCAATAGTTAGCACCTAATACCAGTAATTCCAGTCCTAATCTAATAACCTACTGTCCCATTCTTTTAGTAAGTCTATAACCAATGATTAACCTAAATGTAAAACCAATCTAATCTAATCAATAATgtgatatttttcaaaaaatttgcacattttttctttttcatcgcacatgataatacaataagcatcttatatatatatatatatatatatatatatatatatatatatatatatgagttcAAAAATCGCAACCGTAACCGTCCCTTTAAGGGCTAATTCAAGTTCTACCTTTCAAAAGAATCGAAACCCTTGGTTTTTAAATTGGAACCAATGGTTTTGGAACCGTGACCATGTCTAGATTGAAATATGAAAATAGTTGTGCTTTTAGTAGAGTTCCACCATATGCCAAGATAGAGTAgtacaattcttttttttttttctttttagtataATTGAAAAGGTCTCGAACTCGAAATTTCCCACTTACACTTCCTTCTCCCCATACCACCTAACTCTTTCCTCCCCCTAATAtaatgtgtgtgtatatgtttttttttaaataatatgttttgaatatatttttcaaccatttttaaattttaattctaGCAAAACCTTATATTTTACAATACGAAGATACCTAATATTTTCCCCTATGTAGTGAAGTTGAGAACTAAAACTTTACATGCACGTTTAATGGAATACAATAATTTTTTAGAGACAATTAAAATCCCAGTATGCCACCTTAAAGAAAATCTCAATATGCCATCCCCGTAAGTAACACAGAGTACCAATATCAAGGAACAAAAGTAGGGTCGATTAAGGTGGCCGGATCAGGACTTTTACCTTGTAAAGTAAATGATCAAAATAGCTTTTGGTCTTCTTCAATATGGTAAAGTCAAGCTCAAAccattttcttgaaaagaaaattggAGGAATCGGGTGATTTTGCGAAATTGTTAAATAAGCTTAGATACCACGAGGCTTGGGGTTCCTTTTTAATTACATCATAGGTCTACTAAAAAATAATTCTCTAGTCCTAAAGTTCCTACATGGAAAAAAAGATAATACCCACCGTTATCAATGAAGAGCTAGATCATCAAAGAAAAGGCCGTTTTGACAAAGAAATTGAAGGCAACACAGCATTCTTGACAATGACAATTACAAAATCTTGAATCGATCGTTAGAAGGAATTAGTTTTTAAAAACTTCCACGGTTTGTTATTTCTAGTTTCTTCCAATTATAAAAAACGTACTTGACTAACCAAGATGAAACCCTGAATCAAAACCAAAACGTGCGTTAATTTATGTTCGTCTAACTAATAGGGGCGGCAACCATATCTCTAGGCTTCTAGCTTTTGCTTGGAATCTTAAAACACAGTTCCCTTTTCCAATTGCATGGCTGTCATCTGATTTTCTGTCAATTTTGCTTAAGAGTTgtagttttctttttcaagtAGAAGTGGTACATCTTTTAAGTATTTGGTACTTGACTTCTGGTTTCTCCAGAGTACATCCATCCATTTTGGAAACACACTAGGAGTTGGACAATTGTAAGAGGCTGCTAATGCTTAATGCAGCTAAATTTGACTTTTATAGTCCACATCTTGCCTCCAATATATGTTTCGGGTTGATGACTCCTTGAATATCAGGAATCCCTTGGATGCGATGAAGAAGCTGCTCATGAAGGTTCTTGTATTCTCTTATTCTCTGCTGATATGCTCTTGCCATAATAATAATATTCAGCCTTCTTTTAATGGAAGCCAGTTGTTTTAGTGACGGTGGTATTATTTCTGCCATAAATGTAATTACTAGTATTTTACGTTGAGAGCCCGAGTACGTACAGGTCACATACTGTTCGCAGAAGGGCTGCAATTCGTCAAGATTCAGGGCAAATAGAATATAAACATCTGACGACAATCCTAATGGAATATATAAAGAATGAGCTGATTCTATGCTTCTAGATGCCATTCAATGCTTCACACAAAGCTAATATATCCAGCGCAGAACAACTTTAGAGTCTCCTGATTCTAGTCAAGGTTATGTTAACTTAATAacttaaaaaccaaaaaaaaaaaaaaaagagaaaggaagaaaaacaatTAGGACATGCTAGTGCAAAGCAATCAAATTCTCacgttttttttttagaaattttcaataataataataataaaagaattCCTCATGTTTCCTCGATCTTACTTGAGAGTCAGCGATTGGAATTATTCGGTTGGACTGATGGAAGCGGGTCGTGGTTCTCttcattgcatttctatttttaaTTTCGTACCACTTtttacttataatttatttttggtAAGACAACATGCTCCCCCCCCCTTCACAACTCAGGAAGAAGAATAATTGGACTTACGTAGC encodes:
- the LOC113741865 gene encoding transcription factor JAMYB-like yields the protein MCSLSKSTTTSSCSDDDAAGGELRRGPWTVEEDSLLVHYIAAHGEGRWNLLAKRSGLNRTGKSCRLRWLNYLKPDVKRGNLSPEEQLLILELHSKWGNRWSKIAQHLPGRTDNEIKNYWRTRVQKQARHLKIDSNSSEFQELVRRVWIPRLLQKVQGNIAYWDSSEHDNLAEIQAAVSSSLAAKQPQQLPYSFPDNHQRNMISSSPSSMSSSESTNISPVPQFSEYIENPFYDMAPNNSYGHSQNEFYNVDSTSYQDMENLSSAAPVTAMGGSTGPAGDNYCAQNNWLSDDLGCCLWNMDDLWQLKQSQERCTQI